The Theropithecus gelada isolate Dixy chromosome 11, Tgel_1.0, whole genome shotgun sequence genome includes a region encoding these proteins:
- the PMCH gene encoding pro-MCH, which produces MAKMNLSSYILILTFSLFSQGILLSASKSIRNLDDDMVFNTFRLGKAFQKEDTAEESVIAPSLEQYKNDESSFMNEEENKISKNTGSKHNFLNHGLPLNLAIKPYLALKGSVAFPAENGVQNTESTQEKREIGDEENSAKFPIGRRDFDMLRCMLGRVYRPCWQV; this is translated from the exons ATGGCAAAAATGAATCTCTCTTCCTACATATTAATActaactttttctttgttttctcaagGTATTTTACTTTCAGCATCCAAGTCCATAAGAAATTTAGACGATGACATGGTATTTAATACATTCAGGTTGGGGAAAGCCTTTCAGAAGGAAGACACTGCAGAAGAATCAGTTATTGCTCCTTCCCTGGAACAATATAAAAACGATGAGAGCAGTTTCATGAAcgaagaggaaaacaaaatttcaaag AACACAGGCTCCAAACATAATTTCTTAAATCACGGTCTGCCACTGAATCTGGCTATAAAACCTTATCTTGCACTAAAAGGATCTGTAGCTTTTCCAGCTGAAAATGGAGTTCAGAATACTGAATCAacacaagaaaagagagaaattgggGATGAAGAAAACTCAGCTAAATTTCCTATAGGAAGGAGAGATTTTGACA tGCTCAGATGTATGCTGGGAAGAGTCTACCGACCTTGTTGGCAAGTCTGA